In Zingiber officinale cultivar Zhangliang chromosome 8B, Zo_v1.1, whole genome shotgun sequence, a single genomic region encodes these proteins:
- the LOC122014952 gene encoding putative dihydroflavonol 4-reductase has translation MGKVLVTGASGFLVGRLCHRLLAEGHAVCAFVRRSSDLSSLPLSHPALELAYGDVTDLPSLVDALQGCDALFHAAALVEPWLPDPSRFFTVNVGGLQNVLRAFQETKTLKKIIYTSSFFALGPTDGYIADEKQIHQGQTFCTEYEKSKAVADKIALQAAADGTPIVLLYPGVIYGSGKLTAGNVIARILIERFNWRLPGYIGDGNDRESLCHVEDVVSGHVAAMHKGQLGERYLLTGENVSLNQVFDKAAAITKTSKPYIHIPLGIIEIYGFISVFFSRITGKLPLISYPTVRVLRHQWAYSCDKAKEELRYSPRNLNEGLSEMLLGLKASGMIRY, from the exons ATGGGGAAGGTTTTGGTGACGGGAGCTTCGGGCTTCCTCGTCGGCCGCCTCTGCCACCGGCTCCTTGCTGAGGGCCACGCCGTCTGTGCCTTCGTGCGGCGGAGCAGCGACCTCAGCTCCCTGCCCCTCTCGCACCCCGCGCTTGAGCTCGCCTACGGGGACGTTACCGACCTACCCTCTCTCGTCGATGCCCTCCAGGGCTGTGACGCCCTCTTCCATGCCGCTGCGCTCGTCGAGCCCTGGCTGCCCGACCCTTCCAGATTCTTCACA GTAAATGTGGGAGGTCTACAGAATGTGTTGCGAGCATTTCAAGAAACAAAGACACTGAAGAAGATTATATACACATCGTCCTTTTTCGCTCTTGGTCCAACTGATGGCTACATTGCAGATGAGAAACAG ATACATCAAGGACAGACATTTTGCACAGAATATGAAAAGTCTAAAGCTGTTGCAGATAAAATTGCATTGCAAGCTGCAGCTGATGGGACACCAATTGTTCTTCTTTACCCAGGAGTCATCTATGGTTCCGGGAAACTTACAGCTGGAAATGTTATTGCACGAATA CTGATCGAGCGTTTTAATTGGAGGCTACCTGGTTATATAGGTGATGGGAATGATAGGGAATCACTTTGCCATGTCGAAGATGTGGTCAGTGGACATGTTGCAGCTATGCATAAGGGACAATTAGGCGAACGCTACTTGCTCACCGGAGAAAATGTATCACTTAATCAAGTCTTTGACAAGGCTGCAGCCATCACCAAAACAAGCAAGCCATATATCCACATCCCCCTGGGCATAATAGAAATCTATGGCTTTATATCTGTTTTCTTTTCTCGAATCACAGGAAAGCTTCCACTCATCAGCTACCCC ACTGTGAGGGTGTTGAGACATCAATGGGCATACTCGTGTGATAAGGCCAAAGAGGAGTTGAGATATAGCCCGAGAAACTTGAACGAAGGACTGTCTGAGATGCTTCTCGGGCTCAAAGCATCAGGGATGATTAGATACTGA
- the LOC122013716 gene encoding protein NODULATION SIGNALING PATHWAY 2-like, with translation MLLMEVIMEEAGAFSGCSSTTAVGDRANFMYDWNEWETVSAEEWALLPSAGVVADDFHELVEAMMFSTGDDVFQGPSAVGLESVSHTASYNSSPSSMASSEDEAAVVSRDDKGARLVDLLVAAAEALEGPQKCPELARVILVRLKELVSQAAATGGATSMERLAAHFTDALQGLLDGDVGGGGRRKGSVRHSADALTAFQLLQDMSPYVKFGHFTANQAILEASAGERRVHIVDYDIAEGVQWASLMQALVSRPGGGPPPHLRITAVSRGGGSRAVQETGRRLAAFASSVGQPFSFSQVRLEPDGERFRPAGVRLVKGEAVVMNCILPPTTTTSSGSTQSVASFLSCAAAIGARLVTLVEEEAEETPGEAEPVVEQKGSFVGRFMGELRRYSAMWDSLEAGFPMQGRARGVVERVILGPWIAGAVGRAYKEAVSGEQKEGRWGEWMAAAGFGRVEMSCFNHSQAKLLLGLFNDGYRVEEEGCNKLVLGWKTSRLLSASVWKPPLPPPPPPP, from the coding sequence ATGCTTCTGATGGAAGTAATCATGGAGGAGGCCGGAGCTTTCTCTGGCTGCAGCTCCACCACCGCCGTCGGCGACCGTGCTAACTTCATGTACGACTGGAATGAGTGGGAGACTGTTTCGGCTGAGGAATGGGCCCTCTTGCCCTCCGCCGGCGTCGTTGCCGACGACTTCCACGAGCTCGTCGAGGCCATGATGTTTTCCACCGGAGATGATGTGTTCCAAGGTCCCTCCGCCGTTGGGCTTGAGTCCGTCTCGCATACTGCGTCCTATAACTCCAGCCCGAGCAGCATGGCCTCGAGCGAGGACGAGGCCGCCGTGGTCAGCCGCGACGACAAGGGGGCGAGGCTGGTGGACCTGCTGGTTGCGGCGGCGGAGGCGCTCGAGGGCCCGCAAAAATGCCCGGAGCTGGCTCGGGTGATATTGGTTCGGCTCAAGGAGTTGGTGTCTCAGGCCGCCGCCACCGGCGGAGCCACTAGCATGGAGCGGCTGGCCGCGCACTTCACTGACGCGCTACAGGGACTTCTCGACGGCGACGTAGGGGGAGGCGGCCGGCGGAAAGGCTCCGTTCGCCACAGCGCGGACGCGCTCACGGCGTTCCAGCTGCTGCAGGACATGTCGCCGTACGTCAAGTTTGGGCACTTCACGGCCAACCAGGCGATCCTGGAGGCGAGCGCTGGCGAGCGACGCGTGCACATCGTGGACTATGACATCGCCGAGGGAGTGCAGTGGGCGTCTCTGATGCAGGCCCTCGTCTCCCGCCCCGGCGGTGGCCCGCCGCCTCACCTACGCATCACCGCCGTCTCGCGCGGCGGCGGAAGCCGTGCGGTGCAAGAGACCGGCCGGCGCCTCGCCGCCTTCGCTTCCTCCGTCGGACAGCCGTTCTCCTTCTCCCAAGTACGGCTCGAGCCCGACGGCGAGCGTTTCCGCCCGGCGGGCGTCAGGCTGGTGAAGGGCGAAGCGGTGGTGATGAACTGCATCCTCCCCCCGACGACCACCACGAGCAGCGGCTCGACGCAGTCCGTGGCGTCATTCCTGTCGTGCGCGGCGGCGATTGGAGCCAGGCTGGTGACCCTGGTGGAGGAGGAAGCAGAGGAAACGCCGGGAGAAGCAGAGCCGGTGGTCGAACAAAAAGGGAGCTTCGTGGGGCGGTTCATGGGGGAGCTCCGCCGCTACTCGGCCATGTGGGACTCCCTGGAGGCGGGGTTCCCGATGCAGGGGCGTGCGCGGGGGGTGGTCGAGCGGGTGATCCTGGGGCCGTGGATCGCCGGCGCGGTGGGGCGGGCGTACAAGGAGGCGGTGAGCGGGGAGCAGAAGGAGGGCAGGTGGGGGGAGTGGATGGCGGCGGCGGGGTTCGGCCGGGTGGAGATGAGCTGCTTCAACCACAGCCAGGCCAAGCTCCTTCTAGGCCTCTTCAACGACGGCTACAGGGTGGAGGAGGAAGGCTGCAACAAGCTGGTGCTGGGGTGGAAGACCAGCAGACTGCTCTCTGCTTCAGTATGGAAACCTCCActtccaccaccaccacctcctcct
- the LOC122014951 gene encoding uncharacterized protein LOC122014951, which translates to MARFNCFSSLLIPKKKKSDKPSNPLHVRWLNNMRDLRAKPELVHPLDKGTKEASFEVKSPLTKLSKSKDGALTKNPAVVEAAYEGGDEHDDVQSIKKDFSVIDLHALAGEKGELESPDFNHECSSINVRKNNSQKNEGITPETLIESGHVSDPGMGKTMSFGGSPLLKRSCSMIERKRNCQLPPISPSKSHSYGDLKKLSGHGIESHDILGSPLSVVTSCSADKVILKKKSSSQVLPSRSRKLWWKLFLWSHRNLHRSSFSKPERKFLPVVASNQKDGYCSDTLQSSPTVDIKKKKPMEEPHVVAGLWPQNQWVAFCAESSLDRVSAWVHSLEDGPFFPTDNDDISAGANGEIATVKAGEHSQKNHAHTSKHASEEIVQANNIIKSLNSLHSVAHISGMGLKVIPAISAFTSLREVNLSNNFIVRISHGSLPKSLHTLDLSRNKISAIEGLKELTKLRLLNLSYNRISHIGHGLSNCIIIKELYLVGNKISEVEGLHRLLKLSVLDLSFNKITTANALGQLVANYNSLLALNLLGNPIQTHIGDDQLQKFVCSLLPHLVYLNKQPTKPHRSREAVTDNVAKAALGSIGWNSRKRPTRHAVLNLSSPTKGITNGSEQKNKRRSKSRRQHSFLTRK; encoded by the exons ATGGCAAGGTTCAATTGCTTCTCTAGTCTTCTCAtcccaaagaagaagaaatctgat AAACCATCTAATCCACTCCATGTCAGATGGTTGAACAATATGAGAGATTTGCGAGCTAAACCAGAATTAGTTCATCCTCTTGATAAGGGAACAAAGGAGGCATCTTTTGAGGTAAAAAGCCCTTTGACTAAATTGAGTAAAAGCAAGGATGGAGCTTTGACTAAGAATCCGGCAGTGGTTGAGGCAGCCTATGAGGGAGGTGACGAGCACGATGACGTTCAATCAATAAAGAAAGACTTCTCTGTCATCGATCTCCATGCATTAGCTGGAGAGAAAGGTGAACTTGAATCACCTGATTTTAATCATGAATGCAGCAGCATCAACGTGAGGAAGAATAACTCACAGAAAAATGAAGGGATCACTCCTGAGACGCTGATTGAAAGTGGACATGTGAGTGATCCTGGAATGGGAAAGACAATGTCTTTTGGGGGCTCTCCATTGCTGAAGCGATCATGCTCCATGATTGAAAGAAAGAGAAATTGTCAATTGCCTCCTATATCACCTTCCAAGTCTCATTCCTATGGAGATCTGAAGAAGTTGTCTGGACATGGCATAGAATCACATGACATTTTAGGCAGCCCATTATCAGTAGTGACCTCTTGCAGCGCTGACAAGGTAATTCtaaagaagaaatcttcaagtcAGGTGCTTCCCTCAAGAAGTAGAAAACTCTGGTGGAAGCTTTTTCTTTGGAGCCATAGGAATCTCCATAGGTCCTCGTTCTCAAAACCAGAAAGGAAATTCCTTCCAGTAGTAGCCTCAAACCAGAAAGATGGTTACTGTTCCGATACACTCCAATCAAGTCCTACTGTTGACATAAAGAAGAAGAAACCAATGGAAGAGCCTCATGTTGTTGCTGGTTTATGGCCTCAGAATCAATGGGTTGCTTTTTGTGCAGAATCATCTTTAGACAGAGTTAGTGCTTGGGTCCATAGTCTGGAAGATGGCCCCTTTTTCCCAACTGACAATGATGATATATCAGCTGGAGCTAATGGTGAGATAGCTACGGTTAAGGCAGGGGAACATTCACAAAAGAACCATGCTCATACGAGCAAGCATGCTTCGGAGGAAATTGTGCAGGCCAACAACATCATTAAGTCTCTCAATTCTTTGCATTCAGTAGCTCATATTTCAGGTATGGGCTTAAAAGTTATACCTGCAATTTCAGCGTTTACTAGCCTCCGAGAAGTCAATTTATCAAACAATTTCATAG TTCGTATTTCTCATGGATCATTACCTAAGAGCCTGCATACACTTGACTTATCAAGGAACAAGATTTCCGCAATCGAAGGTCTCAAAGAGTTGACGAAGCTAAGGCTACTAAATCTAAGTTATAATAGAATCTCGCATATTGGCCATG GACTGTCAAATTGCATTATCATAAAAGAGCTATACCTTGTTGGCAACAAAATCAGCGAAGTGGAAGGACTCCACAGGCTCTTGAAGCTCAGCGTTCTTGATCTAAGCTTCAACAAGATCACGACAGCAAATGCCTTAGGCCAGCTTGTTGCTAACTATAATTCCCTCTTGGCCCTCAACCTACTCGGGAACCCAATTCAGACTCATATTGGGGATGACCAGCTCCAAAAGTTTGTCTGCAGCCTCCTCCCCCATCTTGTCTACCTCAACAAGCAGCCGACTAAACCCCACAGATCTAGGGAGGCAGTGACCGATAATGTTGCCAAGGCTGCACTTGGGAGCATTGGCTGGAACTCCCGGAAACGGCCAACAAGGCATGCAGTATTGAATTTAAGCTCTCCAACTAAGGGAATCACTAATGGGAGTGAGCAAAAGAACAAACGCAGATCAAAAAGCAGGCGGCAGCACTCATTTCTGACACGAAAATAA